From a single Lolium rigidum isolate FL_2022 chromosome 7, APGP_CSIRO_Lrig_0.1, whole genome shotgun sequence genomic region:
- the LOC124670937 gene encoding bisdemethoxycurcumin synthase-like gives MTKANSNGAVPDSQRSMQQRAEGPAAMLAIGTANPSGAAVPQDEFADNFFRATKSEHLPELKEKLKRICKNTCIEKRHFHLKEESVGAHPEFLDRELPSLDARVDMLGPAIPKLALSAATKAIDEWGRPATDITHLVFVTFSTVQAPSADLQLASLLGLHPTVCRTILSLHGCSGGGAALNLAKQLAENNDGARVLVACSEITLISFRAPDRSSLVCQSLFSDGAGAIIVGAGPFCEGEHALFEMVSSTQTAIPNTDHVLNMQVSESGVEFHVGIEVPMLIGLNIQQCLQDTFSSTPVCSWNDLFWAVHPGGRAILDNIETVLKLEPGKLAASRHVLREYGNMSGATIIFVLDELRRRKNEEDPWPEWGAMLAFGPGVTIEAMVLRVPSHNNK, from the exons ATGACAAAAGCAAACAGCAACGGTGCAGTGCCCGACAGCCAGCGGAGCATGCAGCAGCGCGCTGAAGGACCCGCGGCAATGCTCGCCATCGGCACGGCAAACCCGTCGGGCGCAGCTGTACCCCAAGATGAGTTCGCCGATAACTTCTTCCGTGCGACCAAGAGCGAACACCTTCCTGAACTTAAGGAGAAGCTAAAGAGAATTT GCAAAAATACCTGCATTGAGAAACGACACTTCCACCTCAAGGAGGAATCAGTTGGTGCCCACCCAGAGTTCCTAGACAGAGAGCTGCCATCCCTTGACGCCCGCGTCGACATGCTTGGCCCCGCTATCCCAAAGCTCGCGCTCTCCGCTGCAACCAAGGCCATTGATGAGTGGGGCCGTCCAGCCACCGACATCACCCACCTCGTCTTTGTCACCTTCTCCACCGTCCAAGCACCTAGCGCCGACCTCCAGCTGGCCTCGCTCCTTGGCCTCCACCCCACGGTCTGTCGCACCATACTGAGCCTACATGGctgcagtggtggcggcgcggcgctaAACCTAGCCAAGCAGCTCGCTGAGAACAACGATGGCGCGCGCGTCCTCGTGGCTTGCTCCGAGATAACCCTTATCAGTTTCCGCGCCCCTGACAGGAGCAGCCTCGTTTGTCAATCTTTATTCAGCGATGGTGCTGGCGCTATTATCGTCGGCGCTGGGCCTTTCTGTGAAGGCGAACATGCTCTATTCGAGATGGTCTCTTCCACCCAGACGGCGATACCAAACACCGACCATGTGCTCAATATGCAGGTCTCAGAATCCGGCGTAGAATTCCATGTGGGCATCGAGGTGCCGATGCTAATAGGACTGAACATCCAGCAATGCCTCCAAGACACGTTCAGTAGCACTCCTGTGTGCTCTTGGAACGACCTCTTCTGGGCTGTGCACCCAGGTGGCCGTGCTATCTTGGATAACATAGAGACGGTGCTCAAGCTGGAGCCAGGGAAGCTGGCGGCCAGCAGACATGTCCTTCGGGAGTACGGCAACATGAGTGGAGCAACCATAATATTCGTGCTTGATGAGTTGCGCCGCCGTAAGAATGAGGAGGATCCGTGGCCAGAGTGGGGTGCGATGCTAGCCTTCGGACCAGGAGTCACAATTGAGGCCATGGTGCTGCGCGTACCCTCTCACAACAACAAATAA